Proteins found in one Lates calcarifer isolate ASB-BC8 linkage group LG8, TLL_Latcal_v3, whole genome shotgun sequence genomic segment:
- the slc30a9 gene encoding zinc transporter 9: MFPSLAHRPWHVFCRVSLQRRASLSQRSPRFPQLCYGWQSGSIHSLWFSLPDCRIASLGLGKVQYYSTSDNSKDDPPKPASSGAPSTEKILSGAAKAIPSSLGFTSQGLTKAETIQVKVRAVLKKREYGSKYTQNNFITAVRAMNEFCLKPSDLEQLRKIRRRSPHDDTEAFTVFLRSDVEAKALDVWGSHEALARERKLRKEVEQEYQENIFRNQQLLKEYKDFWGNTKPRSGKRTTFLQGPGKVVLVAICINGLNFFFKLLAWVYTGSASMFSEAIHSLADTCNQGLLALGISQSVRNPDAGHPYGFSNMRYIASLISGVGIFMMGAGLSWYHGIMGLLHPEPIESLLWAYCILAGSLVSEGATLLVAINEIKRSAHQNGLSFYEYVMQSRDPSTNVVLLEDTAAVLGVILAAGCMGLTSLTGNPYYDSLGSLGVGTLLGAVSAFLIYTNTEALLGRSIQAERVQKLTEFLENDPAVRAIHDVKATDMGLSKVRFKAEVDFDGRVVTRSYLEKQDIDQILNDIQQVKTPEELENFMLKHGENIIDTLGAEVDRLEKELKQRNPEVRHVDLEIL; this comes from the exons ATGTTCCCCAGCCTGGCCCACAGACCATGGCATGTCTTCTGCAGGGTGTCTTTGCAGCGCAGAGCGTCCCTATCACAACGGTCCCCGAGGTTCCCCCAGCTGTGCTACG GTTGGCAGAGTGGAAGCATACATAGCCTGTGGTTCAGCCTTCCAGACTGCAGAATTGCTTCTCTAGGACTGGGCAAGGTGCAGTACTACTCTACCTCTGACAACAGTAAAGATGATCCTCCAAAACCAGCATCAAGTGGTGCTCCATCAACAGAAAAGATTTTGTCCGGTGCTGCAAAAGCCATCCCATCCTCATTAG GATTCACATCTCAGGGGCTGACTAAAGCTGAGACAATTCAAGTGAAAG TTCGGGCAGTCCTGAAAAAAAGGGAATATGGATCCAAGTACACCCAGAACAACTTTATCACTGCAGTCAGAGCCATGAATGAGTTCTGCCTCAAACCAAG TGATCTTGAGCAACTTCGGAAGATCAGAAGACGCAGTCCCCACGACGACACAGAGGCTTTCACCGTGTTCTTGCGGTCAGACGTCGAGGCCAA AGCACTTGACGTGTGGGGAAGCCATGAAGCTCTAGCCCGCGAGAGAAAACTCAGGAAAGAGGTGGAGCAAGAGTACCAAGAGA atATTTTTCGGAATCAACAGTTGTTGAAAGAATACAAAGACTTCTGGGGAAACACGAAG CCTCGATCAGGCAAGAGGACAACATTTCTACAAGGGCCAGGGAAAGTGGTCCTGGTTGCAATTTGCAT CAATGGGCTGAATTTCTTCTTCAAGCTCCTGGCTTGGGTCTACACTGGATCAGCTAGCATGTTCTCTGAGGCCATCCACTCTCTGGCCGACACCTGCAACCAGGGTCTGCTCGCCCTGGGAATCAGCCAGTCTGTCCGCAACCCAGATGCTGGGCACCC gtatgGATTCTCCAACATGCGCTACATCGCCTCCCTCATCAGTGGGGTGGGCATTTTTATGATGGGAGCAGGCCTCTCGTGGTACCACGGTATCATGGGATTGCTGCACCCAGAACCCATTGAGTCGTTGTTATGG GCTTACTGTATTTTGGCAGGCTCTCTGGTGTCTGAAGGAG CCACGTTACTGGTTGCCATCAATGAGATTAAGAGGAGCGCCCACCAGAATGGGCTGTCTTTTTATGAATATG TAATGCAGAGTCGAGACCCCAGTACTAACGTAGTGCTGCTGGaggacactgctgctgtgttagGAGTCATCTTGGCTGCAGGCTGCATGGGGCTCACCTCACTCACAG GTAACCCTTACTATGACAGTTTGGGCTCTCTTGGCGTGGGCACACTGCTGGGCGCCGTCTCAGCCTTCCTCATCTACACTAACACAGAGGCCCTGCTGGGACGCTCCATACAGGCTGAACGTGTACAGAAGCTTACAGAGTTCCTGGAGAACGACCCCGCTGTAAG GGCCATCCACGACGTGAAGGCCACTGATATGGGACTGAGTAAAGTGCGCTTCAAGGCTGAGGTTGACTTTGATGGCCGAGTAGTGACACGGTCGTATctggaaaaacaagacattgACCAAATCCTTAAt GACATCCAGCAGGTGAAGACCCCTGAGGAGCTGGAGAACTTCATGCTGAAGCACGGGGAGAACATCATTGACACCCTGGGAGCTGAAGTGGACCGTTTGGAGAAAGAACTCAAG CAACGTAACCCAGAGGTCCGTCATGTAGACCTGGAGATACTATAA